A stretch of the Papaver somniferum cultivar HN1 chromosome 6, ASM357369v1, whole genome shotgun sequence genome encodes the following:
- the LOC113289432 gene encoding cyclin-D4-1-like → MAPNLLCAEESIICFNDDVVDDININNDYELGEALSEQLEHQTHNQNLNFLHGDGFSVEYHSEEDLVLMFQRETFHLPRDDYFKRLQNGEVDLKIRSDTIDWIGKVHGYHNFGPLSAYLWINYLDRFLSAYELPRGKSWMMQLLAVACLSIAAKMEETELTLSLDLQVCEPEFIFEAKTIQRMELLVLSTLNWRMQAVTPFTFIDYFLTKINGGQPSRFLISQSFALILSTLRGINFFEFKPSELAAAVAIYVSLGGIEAMQLERCAFGFIQHINKEKLLKCLGMIQGVSLVNESFKIEGISGSSVPQSPNGVLDITSLSYKSDDSIEGSSANFIQTSQDSSKRRRLK, encoded by the exons ATGGCCCCCAATCTTCTTTGTGCAGAAGAGAGCATTATCTGCTttaatgatgatgttgttgatgatatTAACATAAACAATGATTATGAGCTTGGGGAAGCTCTTTCTGAACAACTAGAACATCAAACCCATAATCAAAATCTTAACTTTTTACATGGGGATGGGTTTTCCGTTGAGTATCATAGTGAAGAGGATTTAGTTTTGATGTTTCAGAGAGAAACTTTTCATCTGCCAAGAGATGATTACTTTAAGAGATTGCAGAATGGAGAGGTGGATTTAAAGATCAGAAGTGATACTATTGATTGGATTGGGAAG GTTCATGGGTATCACAATTTTGGACCTTTGAGTGCGTATTTATGGATAAATTACTTGGATAGGTTCCTTTCGGCGTATGAGCTTCCT AGGGGTAAGTCATGGATGATGCAGTTGTTAGCTGTGGCTTGTTTGTCCATTGCAGCTAAAATGGAGGAGACGGAATTGACATTATCTTTAGATTTGCAG GTTTGCGAACCCGAATTCATTTTTGAAGCTAAAACTATTCAAAGAATGGAACTTCTAGTGCTAAGTACATTGAATTGGAGAATGCAAGCAGTGACCCCTTTCACATTCATAGACTACTTTCTCACAAAGATAAATGGTGGTCAACCTTCGAGATTTTTAATCTCTCAATCATTTGCCCTTATTTTAAGCACACTTAGAG GGATCAACTTCTTCGAATTCAAGCCTTCTGAATTAGCTGCAGCAGTGGCGATATATGTATCATTGGGCGGGATTGAGGCAATGCAGCTTGAGAGGTGTGCATTTGGTTTCATCCAACATATAAATAAG GAGAAATTGTTGAAGTGCCTTGGTATGATCCAAGGGGTGTCACTCGTAAATGAGTCTTTTAAGATTGAAGGTATCTCAGGCTCATCTGTACCCCAAAGTCCTAATGGGGTATTAGATATTACATCCTTGAGCTATAAAAGTGATGATTCAATCGAAGGTTCAAGTGCAAATTTCATTCAAACCAGTCAAGATTCTTCAAAGAGGAGGAGACTGAAATGA
- the LOC113291537 gene encoding serpin-ZX-like, giving the protein MYIVLPDQRDGLGGLIEKLSSNFAGFMDQHISVNHPYVPIGQFKIPKFSIHFDFEVSRVLKEFGVVMPFDESKAQLTEMVNIDDPSNEHKLHVSNVFHKFFVEIDEKGTKAAASTGIQLATIAAIRPPPHVDFIADHPFMFIIKEQPRPWISKRIGSTENTGVLRIIVGRANTQLSTVEGMRVSFTRHSQTNTTCRSTTTTKIARCPSSFKVLRLLYQSRTRVSDRYFSMYMVLPEKRDGLGELIENVSSDSAGFLDEHILVNHPYVPTGQFKIPKFSIHFDFEVSRVLKEFGVVMPFDESKHS; this is encoded by the exons ATGTATATAGTTTTACCTGATCAAAGagatgggcttggtggacttatAGAAAAgttgagttctaattttgctgGTTTTATGGATCAGCATATCTCGGTCAATCATCCATATGTTCCAATTGGACAATTCAAGATTCCGAAGTTCAGTATccattttgattttgaagtatcacGAGTACTCAAGGAGTTTGGTGTAGTTATGCCTTTTGATGAATCCAAAGCACAGCTGACTGAGATGGTAAATATTGATGATCCTAGTAATGAACACAAGCTACATGTTTCAAATGTTTTTCACAAgttttttgttgaaattgatgAAAAAGGAACTAAAGCTGCTGCTTCAACTGGGATTCAGCTAGCAACCATAGCTGCCATACGTCCTCCTCCTCATGTTGATTTTATTGCAGATCATCCTTTCATGTTCATAATCAAAGAGCAG CCAAGACCGTGGATTTCAAAACGTATAGGTAGTACAGAGAATACCGGTGTTCTAAGAATCATCGTTGGACGTGCTAACACACAACTTTCTACTGTTGAGGGCATGAGGGTATCATTCACTCGTCACTCTCAAACTAATACTACGTGccgatcaacaacaacaacaaaaattgcTCGTTGCCCTTCCAG CTTCAAGGTACTTCGACTCTTGTACCAATCAAGAACACGAGTAAGTGATCGATATTTTTCTATGTATATGGTTTTACCTGAGAAAAGAGATGGGCTTGGTGAACTAATAGAAAATGTGAGTTCTGATTCAGCTGGTTTTCTGGATGAACATATCTTGGTCAATCATCCATATGTTCCAACTGGACAATTCAAGATTCCGAAGTTCAGTATccattttgattttgaagtatcacGAGTGCTCAAGGAGTTTGGTGTAGTTATGCCTTTTGATGAATCCAAGCACAGCTGA
- the LOC113291538 gene encoding serpin-Z1C-like, translated as MKLVGDIWLNESKNNNFVFSRFSIDNALGLHASGASTETLEKILGFLDCESLDHLHSVNSGLIDSCAQKGPQLSFVSGVWVDKSSPLKPTFEEVATGVYNAKVETVDFKNEDLLPNGTVNEDTNVILANELYFRGFWTENKSNSTLTEESEFYLLDDKKSVKIPFMSSNNYKQIISCFDSFKVLQLRYQTRTQKNDRYFSMYIVLPEERDGLGGLIGKEFGVVMPFDESKAELTEMVDIDDPSNEHKLHVSNVYHKCFVEIDEKGTKAAASTGMQLATMAGRPPPPPVDFIADHPFMFIIREQVTGVVLFMGHVLDPSLDS; from the exons ATGAAGCTCGTTGGTGACATCTGGTTGAACGAGTCGAAGAACAATAATTTTGTATTCTCTCGATTCTCGATAGACAATGCTCTAGGGTTACATGCTTCGGGAGCAAGTACTGAAACCTTAGAAAAGATATTAGGCTTTCTCGACTGTGAAAGCCTCGATCATTTACATTCAGTTAATTCGGGACTCATCGACTCTTGTGCCCAAAAAGGACCTCAACTGTCTTTCGTTAGCGGTGTTTGGGTTGACAAATCTTCTCCTCTTAAACCTACATTCGAAGAAGTTGCAACCGGAGTTTATAATGCAAAAGTCGAGACTGTGGATTTCAAAAATGAG GATCTCCTTCCTAATGGAACTGTGAATGAAGATACAAATGTTATACTGGCGAATGAACTCTATTTCAGAGGATTTTGGACAGAAAATAAATCTAACTCAACTCTTACAGAGGAATCAGAGTTCTATCTCCTCGATGACAAGAAATCAGTAAAAATTCCCTTCATGTCGAGTAACAATTATAAGCAAATTATTAGTTGCTTTGACAGCTTCAAGGTACTTCAACTCCGGTACCAAACAAGAACACAAAAAAATGATCGATATTTTTCTATGTATATAGTTTTACCTGAGGAAAGagatgggcttggtggacttatAGGAAAG GAGTTTGGTGTAGTTATGCCTTTTGATGAATCCAAAGCAGAGCTGACTGAGATGGTGGATATTGATGATCCTAGTAATGAACACAAGCTTCATGTTTCAAATGTTTATCACAAGtgttttgttgaaattgatgaAAAAGGAACTAAAGCTGCTGCTTCAACTGGTATGCAGCTAGCAACCATGGCTGGAagacctcctcctcctcctgttGATTTTATTGCAGATCATCCTTTCATGTTCATAATCAGAGAGCAGGTAACTGGTGTGGTGTTGTTCATGGGACATGTCCTCGATCCTTCTCTAGACTCGTGA